The following are from one region of the Coregonus clupeaformis isolate EN_2021a unplaced genomic scaffold, ASM2061545v1 scaf0303, whole genome shotgun sequence genome:
- the amt gene encoding aminomethyltransferase, mitochondrial has protein sequence MLVRMLSGGRGFGFGFRVPRECLRRVGLGIAGRQERHASSSEASMRKTALFDFHRDQGGKMVEFAGWSMPVQYKDSHIHSHMHTRQHCSIFDVSHMLQSKVHGRDRVKFIESMIVGDIAELKDNQGTLTLFTNDKGGINDDLIVTKTDQGYLYVVSNAGCADKDSANMKARLAEFKAAGHDVELEFLEECLIAVQGPSMAKVLQPGLTDDLSKLTFMTSTLATVFGIQGCRVTRCGYTGEDGVEISVPKSGVVALTERLLANSEVKLAGLGARDSLRLEAGLCLYGNDIDETTTPVEATLVWTIGKRRRQAKDFPGAEIIVPQIKAKTTRKRVGLVSTGPPVRQHTPILSPERKVIGEVTSGCPSPCLKQNVAMGYVDAAYAKNGTPIQVEVRKKAVKAVVTKMPFVPTNYYSGH, from the exons ATGTTGGTTCGGATGCTGTCTGGTGGCCGCGGGTTCGGTTTCGGTTTCAGAGTTCCGAGGGAGTGTCTGCGGAGAGTTGGACTCGGAATAGCGGGGAGGCAGGAGAGGCATGCTTCAAGTTCAGAG GCCTCGATGAGGAAGACAGCTCTGTTTGACTTCCATCGGGACCAGGGAGGTAAGATGGTGGAGTTTGCTGGATGGAGCATGCCTGTCCAGTACAAAGACAGCCACATCCACTCCCACATGCACACTCGCCAGCACTGCTCCATCTTCGACGTCAGCCACATGTTACAG AGCAAAGTCCACGGAAGAGACAGAGTTAAGTTTATAGAGTCTATGATCGTTGGAGACATAGCAGAGCTGAAGGACAACCAG GGCACGCTCACCCTCTTCACCAATGACAAGGGAGGAATAAATGATGATCTCATCGTCACCAAGACAGACCAAGGCTACCTCTACGTGGTGTCCAATGCTGGCTGTGCAGACAAGGACTCCGCCAACATGAAG GCTAGACTAGCCGAGTTCAAAGCTGCTGGTCATGATGTGGAGCTGGAGTTTCTGGAGGAATGTTTGATTGCCGTTCAAG GTCCCTCCATGGCCAAGGTACTCCAGCCGGGACTGACAGATGACCTCAGCAAGTTGACCTTTATGACCAGCACCCTGGCCACTGTGTTTGGGATCCAGGGCTGCAGGGTGACCCGCTGTGGCTACACCGGAGAAGACGGAGTGGAG ATCTCAGTGCCTAAATCTGGTGTGGTGGCCCTGACGGAGCGCCTGTTGGCCAACAGTGAGGTCAAGCTGGCCGGACTGGGGGCGCGAGACAGTCTGAGGCTGGAGGCAGGCCTCTGTCTCTATGGTAATGACATCGATGAGACCACTACCCCTGTGGAGGCAACACTGGTGTGGACCATAG GAAAGCGTCGTCGTCAGGCGAAGGATTTCCCCGGTGCGGAGATCATTGTCCCCCAGATAAAGGCAAAGACGACGAGGAAGCGTGTGGGCCTGGTGTCCACGGGACCCCCTGTCAGacagcacacccccattctcagcCCAGAGAGAAAGGTCATAG gTGAGGTCACCAGTGGTTGCCCCTCCCCCTGCCTGAAGCAGAACGTTGCCATGGGTTACGTGGATGCGGCGTACGCCAAGAATGGAACTCCCATTCAGGTGGAGGTGAGGAAGAAGGCAGTGAAGGCAGTGGTCACCAAGATGCCCTTCGTGCCTACAAACTACTACTCTGGCCATTAG
- the hyal3 gene encoding hyaluronidase-3: protein MLLHSFPLTILLLSTIPVTPQWGAVGDESGGSVAAAGPVVQGRPFTMVWNMPTASCQERYGIHLDLGAFDIVENHHQSVKGQNMSLFYYNQLGLYPYISQEGLQINGGVPQRGDLEAHLALAQTQISALLRTGFSGLAVIDWEKWRPLWVRDFGIKLEYRRLSKSLVRREHPALTKQEVNSLARKEFERGTRAFMSETLRLGVRLRPRGLWGFYRFPECFNYYRRQKSYTGHCHSKTRQKNDQLAWLWRQSTALYPSIYLPQQLAGSSDATLLVRHRLLEALRVANQYPTDTHATPVLPYARVAFAHTLHFLNKTDLEHTLGESAALGMAGVVLWGEQRFTKSKRQCEILRDYIHSELGEYISSLKGGVQRCSGERCHGNGRCARRDPYSDHMIPLSDPFSNFLPDPSHDLSHLRTNFLCQCYQGWEGEECQERISSITNT, encoded by the exons ATGCTGCTACACAGCTTCcctctcaccatcctcctcctctccaccatcCCTGTCACTCCCCAGTGGGGGGCTGTGGGTGATGAGTCTGGAGGGTCTGTGGCTGCTGCAGGGCCAGTGGTCCAGGGCAGGCCCTTCACCATGGTCTGGAACATGCCCACAGCGAGCTGCCAGGAACGCTATGGCATCCACCTGGACCTGGGGGCCTTCGACATTGTGGAGAACCACCACCAGAGCGTCAAGGGCCAGAACATGAGCCTATTCTACTACAATCAGCTGGGGCTCTACCCTTACATCTCCCAGGAGGGTCTGCAGATCAACGGAGGTGTTCCCCAGAGGGGCGACCTGGAGGCCCACCTGGCCCTGGCCCAGACCCAGATCTCAGCCCTGCTCAGGACAGGGTTCAGCGGCCTGGCCGTCATCGACTGGGAGAAGTGGCGCCCCCTGTGGGTGAGGGACTTCGGCATTAAGCTGGAGTACCGCCGGCTGTCTAAATCACTAGTGAGACGGGAGCATCCAGCGCTAACTAAACAGGAAGTGAACTCCCTGGCCCGTAAGGAGTTTGAGAGGGGCACCAGGGCCTTCATGTCTGAGACACTGCGGTTAGGAGTGCGTCTGCGACCGAGGGGACTCTGGGGCTTCTACAGATTCCCTGAATGCTTCAACTACTACAGGAGGCAGAAAAGCTACACGGGCCACTGCCACTCCAAGACCAGGCAGAAGAATGACCAGCTAGCCTGGCTGTGGCGCCAGTCCACTGCCCTCTACCCTAGTATCTACCTACCCCAGCAGCTGGCAGGGTCCTCTGATGCCACCCTACTGGTCAGACATAGGCTCCTGGAGGCCCTTAGGGTGGCGAACCAGTACCCAACTGACACCCATGCCACTCCTGTACTGCCCTATGCCAGAGTGGCATTCGCCCACACCCTCCACTTCCTCAACAAG acgGACCTGGAGCACACACTGGGAGAGAGTGCAGCGCTGGGGATGGCAGGAGTGGTGCTGTGGGGGGAGCAGAGGTTCACTAAGTCAAAG CGTCAGTGTGAGATACTGAGGGACTACATTCATTCTGAACTGGGGGAGTACATCAGCTCCCTGAAGGGAGGGGTGCAGCGTTGCAGCGGGGAACGATGCCATGGCAACGGTCGCTGTGCCAGAAGGGACCCCTACTCTGACCACATGATCCCCCTCTCTGACCCTTTCTCCAACTTCCTCCCTGACCCATCTCATGACCTCAGCCACCTCCGCACTAACTTCCTGTGCCAGTGCTATCAGGGCTGGGAGGGTGAGGAGTGTCAGGAAAGGATATCTTCAATCACTAACACTTAG